The Astatotilapia calliptera chromosome 14, fAstCal1.2, whole genome shotgun sequence genome includes a region encoding these proteins:
- the LOC113036608 gene encoding extracellular calcium-sensing receptor-like, with protein sequence MTKLQGQFHLNIMHKSGDVILGGLFPVHFFSSVPDLSFTSQPQQPSCHGFYVQGFRQAQTMAFAVDEINNNSNLLPNVTVGYTLYDNCAELRIGFRGALSLASGQEEQIILHNTCVGKPPVLAIVGETSSTRSIAISSVLGLYRVPMVSYFATCSCLTDRQKYPSFFRTIPSDAFQVRAMIQILKHFGWTWAGLLITDDDYGLHAARSLQSELSLSGEGCLAYVEVLPWDKDTDELRRIVDVMKKSTARVVIAFVHLSHMINLIEEVAKQNVTGLQWLASEGWTATGAVLQTPELMPYLGGTLGIAIRRGEIPGLREFLLKTRPDLHHNNNYGNSMVNQFWEFTFQCRFSPAPPGWMEGGGALCTGQEDLENVNTKFLDVSNLRPEYNVYKAVYALAYALDDMLQCKPRRGPFSGHSCGTLQSLEPWQLLYYLERVNFSTPFGDQVSFDENGDVVPIYDVMNWLWLPDGSTKVQNVGEVKRSTFKDEEIILDEDKIFWNFQSKKPVRSVCSESCPPGTHMVRKKGEPKCCFDCIPCSEGKVTNKSNSLECTSCPEDFWSNPQSDQCVPKKTEFLSYLEPLGICLTAASLLGTFICTVILGIFIYHRRTPIVRANNSELSFQLLLSLKLCFLCSLLFIGRPRMWTCQLRHAAFGISFVLCVSCILVKTIVVLAVFKASKPGGGTSLKWFGVTQQRGTVLCLTSIQAAICTTWLVSSSPTPYKNTQYQNDKIVYECTVGSTVGFAVLLGYIGILAVLSFLIAFLARNLPDSFNEAKLITFSMLIFCAVWVAFVPVYISSPGNYADAVEVFAILASSFGLLITLFGPKCYIILMRPEINTKKALMGRGAES encoded by the exons ATGACTAAG CTACAGGGGCAATTTCATCTAAACATAATGCACAAGAGTGGAGATGTCATCCTGGGTGGATTGTTTCCAGTCCACTTTTTCTCAAGTGTTCCTGACCTGTCTTTTACCTCACAGCCACAACAGCCTTCTTGCCATGG tttctatGTTCAGGGGTTTAGGCAAGCACAAACCATGGCTTTTGCTGTTGATGAGATCAACAACAACTCCAACTTGCTGCCTAATGTGACTGTGGGATACACTCTTTATGACAACTGTGCTGAACTTAGAATTGGATTCCGTGGAGCGTTGTCATTAGCCAGTGGTCAAGAGGAACAAATTATATTACATAATACATGTGTTGGAAAACCTCCAGTCCTAGCGATCGTGGGTGAAACTTCCTCTACACGTTCTATTGCTATCTCCAGCGTCTTAGGTTTGTACAGAGTACCCATG GTGAGTTATTTTGCCACATGTTCCTGTTTGACTGACCGTCAAAAGTATCCATCCTTCTTTAGGACGATCCCAAGTGATGCTTTCCAg GTACGTGCTATGATTCAGATCCTAAAACATTTTGGCTGGACTTGGGCAGGTCTGCTCATCACTGACGATGATTATGGACTTCATGCAGCCAGATCCTTACAATCCGAGCTCAGTTTGTCTGGAGAAGGTTGCCTTGCCTACGTTGAAGTTTTACCCTGGGACAAAGACACAGATGAACTGAGGAGGATTGTGGATGTGATGAAAAAATCAACAGCTCGTGTGGTCATTGCCTTTGTACATTTGAGTCACATGATAAACCTTATAGAAGAG GTAGCCAAGCAGAATGTAACAGGCCTACAGTGGTTAGCCAGTGAAGGCTGGACAGCAACAGGTGCTGTGCTCCAAACACCTGAGCTCATGCCATACCTGGGTGGTACACTGGGCATTGCTATTCGACGAGGAGAAATACCAGGGCTCAGGGAATTCCTATTAAAAACACGTCCTGATCTACATCACAATAATAACTATGGAAACAGCATG GTGAATCAGTTCTGGGAATTCACATTCCAGTGCAGATTTTCTCCAGCTCCACCAGGCTGGATGGAAGGTGGAGGTGCACTATGCACTGGACAGGAAGATCTAGAAAATGTGAATACGAAGTTCTTGGACGTTTCCAACCTCCGGCCTGAGTACAATGTGTACAAAGCTGTTTATGCTCTGGCATATGCCCTTGATGACATGCTGCAGTGCAAGCCAAGAAGAGGGCCTTTCAGTGGTCACAGCTGTGGCACTTTACAATCACTGGAGCCATGGCAG CTTCTTTATTACTTGGAAAGGGTAAATTTCTCCACTCCATTTGGTGATCAAGTGTCATTTGATGAAAATGGTGATGTGGTGCCAATTTATGATGTTATGAACTGGTTGTGGCTCCCTGATGGAAGCACTAAAGTTCAGAATGTGGGTGAGGTTAAGAGGTCAACTTTCAAAGATGAAGAAATCATACTTGATGAAGACAAAATCTTCTGGAACTTTCAATCAAAAAAG CCAGTTCGATCAGTATGTAGTGAGAGCTGTCCACCTGGTACCCACATGGTGAGAAAGAAGGGGGAACCTAAATGTTGTTTTGACTGCATCCCTTGTTCTGAGGGAAAAGTCACTAATAAGAGCA ACTCCTTGGAGTGCACCAGTTGTCCAGAGGATTTTTGGTCAAACCCCCAGAGTGACCAATGTGTGCCAAAGAAGACCGAGTTCCTCTCTTACCTTGAGCCTCTGGGtatttgtttgacagcagcCTCATTACTGGGCACATTTATATGTACTGTTATTCTAGGGATCTTTATCTACCATCGCAGAACACCCATAGTACGTGCCAACAATTCAGAACTTAGTTTCCAGCTTTTGCTGTCACTCAAGTTATGTTTCCTTTGTTCACTGCTGTTTATTGGACGACCCAGGATGTGGACATGCCAACTCAGACATGCAGCATTTGGCATCAGCTTTGTGCTGTGTGTCTCATGCATCCTGGTAAAAACCATAGTTGTTCTGGCTGTGTTCAAAGCCTCCAAGCCAGGAGGGGGAACCAGTCTGAAGTGGTTTGGTGTTACGCAGCAGAGAGGAACAGTTCTGTGCCTTACATCTATTCAAGCAGCCATCTGCACTACCTGGCTTGTTTCTTCCTCTCCAACtccatataaaaacacccaataCCAAAATGATAAGATTGTTTATGAGTGTACAGTTGGGTCCACTGTGGGTTTTGCAGTGTTATTGGGTTATATTGGCATTTTGGCTGTCCTCAGTTTTCTTATTGCATTCCTGGCAAGGAATCTCCCTGATAGTTttaatgaggccaaactcatcACATTCAGTATGCTAATCTTCTGTGCTGTGTGGGTGGCCTTTGTTCCTGTGTATATCAGCTCACCGGGAAATTATGCAGATGCAGTGGAGGTATTTGCCATCCTGGCCTCAAGTTTTGGACTCTTGATCACACTGTTTGGACCCAAATGTTACATAATCCTGATGAGACCGGAGATCAACACAAAAAAGGCCTTAATGGGTCGTGGTGCTGAATCGTAA
- the LOC113036569 gene encoding extracellular calcium-sensing receptor-like, translating into MWLLFQTNLLLLVLLYFYFSYALLSSVFPSSCQLQGEFHLNGVHKTGDVILGGLFPVHFFKSVPDLSFISEPQQPTCHGFYVQGFRLAQIMAFAIDEINKNSELLPNVTLGYSLYDNCAELGIGFRGALSLVNGQEEQIILDHACAGNPLVIGIVGDSSSTRSIAISSVLGLYRVPMVSYFATCSCLTDRQKYPSFFRTIPSDGFQVRAMIQILKHFGWTWAGLLISNDDYGHNAARSLQSELSRSGEGCLAYFEVLPRDKNTDEVRRIVNVMKKSTARVVIVFAYESHILNLMNEVVTQNVTGLQWMASEAWTAAAVLQTPQLMPYLGGTLGIAIRHGEIPGLREFLLKIRPTLHYNNSYGNRMVNQFWEFTFQCRFAPAPPGWLEGGGALCTGQEKLQNVDNEFLDITNLRPEYNVYKAVYALAYSLDDMLRCKPGRGPFSGNSCGALQSLEPWQLVYYLERVNFTTPFGDEVSFDENGDVVPIYDVMNWLWLPDGSTEVQNVGEVKRSTFKGEELILDEDKIFWNFDLKKPPRSVCSESCPPGTHMVRRKAEPKCCFDCIPCSEGKITNKSNSFECTSCPEDFWSNPQRDYCVPKKTEFLSYHEPLGICLAATSLLGTLICAVVLGIFFYHRRTPIIRANNSELSFQLLLSLKLCFLCSLLFIGRPRMWTCQLRHAAFGISFVLCVSCILVKTMVVLAVFKASKPGGGTSLKWFGVMQQRGTVLFLTSIQAAICTTWLVSSSPTPHKNTQYQNDKIVYECAFGSTVGFAVLLGYIGVLAFLSFLIAFLARNLPDSFNEAKLITFSMLIFCAVWVAFVPVYISSPGNYADAVEVFAILASSFGLLITLFGPKCYIIIMRPELNTKKVIMGRGSES; encoded by the exons ATGTGGTTATTATTTCAAACCAATTTGCTCTTGCTTGTTTTACTATATTTCTACTTTTCTTATGCTTTATTATCTTCTGTATTTCCCAGCTCTTGTCAGTTACAAGGAGAATTTCATCTAAATGGGGTGCACAAGACTGGAGATGTAATTCTGGGTGGACTGTTTCcagtccatttttttaaaagtgttccTGACCTGTCTTTTATCTCAGAACCACAACAGCCTACATGTCATGG attcTATGTACAAGGATTTAGGCTGGCACAAATCATGGCTTTTGCTATTGATGAAATCAACAAAAACTCTGAACTTTTACCTAATGTGACTTTAGGATACAGTCTTTATGACAACTGTGCTGAACTTGGAATTGGATTCCGAGGAGCATTGTCATTAGTCAATGGTCAAGAGGAACAAATTATATTGGATCATGCATGTGCTGGAAATCCTCTAGTCATAGGGATTGTGGGTGATTCTTCCTCTACACGTTCTATTGCTATCTCCAGCGTCTTAGGTTTGTACAGAGTACCTATG GTGAGTTATTTTGCCACATGTTCCTGTCTGACTGATCGTCAAAAGTATCCATCCTTCTTTAGGACAATACCAAGTGATGGTTTCCAG GTACGTGCTATGATCCAGATTCTAAAACATTTTGGCTGGACTTGGGCAGGTTTGCTCATCAGTAATGATGATTATGGACATAATGCAGCAAGATCCTTACAATCTGAGCTCAGTCGGTCTGGTGAAGGTTGCCTGGCGTACTTTGAGGTTTTGCCTCgggacaaaaacacagatgaagTCAGGAGGATTGTGAATGTCATGAAAAAATCCACAGCTCGAGTTGTAATTGTCTTTGCATATGAGAGTCACATACTAAACCTTATGAATGAG GTAGTGACGCAAAATGTAACAGGCCTACAGTGGATGGCCAGTGAGGCCTGGACAGCAGCTGCTGTGCTCCAAACACCTCAGCTTATGCCATACCTGGGTGGTACACTGGGTATTGCCATTCGCCATGGGGAAATACCAGGGCTCAGGGAATTCCTGTTAAAAATACGTCCCACTCTACATTACAACAATAGCTATGGAAATCGCATG GTGAATCAGTTTTGGGAATTCACATTTCAGTGCAGATTTGCACCAGCTCCACCAGGCTGGCTGGAAGGTGGAGGTGCATTATGCACTGGACAGGAAAAGCTGCAAAATGTGGACAATGAGTTCTTGGACATTACCAACCTGCGGCCTGAGTATAACGTGTACAAAGCTGTTTATGCCCTGGCATATTCCCTTGATGACATGCTACGGTGCAAGCCAGGAAGAGGGCCTTTCAGTGGGAACAGCTGTGGTGCTTTGCAGTCACTGGAGCCTTGGCAG cttGTTTATTACTTGGAAAGGGTGAACTTTACCACACCATTTGGTGATGAAGTGTCATTTGATGAGAATGGTGATGTGGTACCAATTTACGATGTGATGAACTGGTTGTGGCTCCCTGATGGAAGCACTGAAGTTCAGAATGTGGGTGAGGTTAAAAGGTCAACTTTCAAAGGTGAAGAACTCATACTTGATGAAGACAAAATCTTCTGGAACTTTGATTTGAAAAAG CCACCTCGATCAGTATGCAGTGAGAGCTGTCCTCCTGGTACCCACATGGTGAGAAGGAAGGCGGAACCCAAATGCTGTTTTGACTGCATCCCTTGTTCTGAGGGAAAAATTACTAATAAAAGCA acTCATTTGAGTGCACCAGTTGTCCAGAGGATTTTTGGTCAAACCCCCAGCGTGACTACTGCGTTCCCAAGAAGACAGAGTTCCTCTCCTACCATGAGCCTCTGGGTATTTGTTTGGCAGCAACTTCACTGCTGGGCACACTCATTTGTGCTGTTGTTCTAGGGATCTTTTTCTACCATCGCAGAACACCTATAATACGTGCCAATAATTCAGAACTTAGTTTCCAGCTATTGTTGTCACTCAAgttgtgtttcctgtgttcACTTCTGTTCATTGGACGACCCAGGATGTGGACATGCCAACTCAGACATGCAGCATTTGGGATCAGCTTTGTGCTTTGTGTCTCATGCATCCTGGTAAAAACCATGGTTGTTCTGGCTGTGTTCAAAGCCTCCAAGCCAGGAGGGGGAACCAGTCTGAAGTGGTTTGGTGTTATGCAGCAGAGAGGAACAGTTCTGTTTCTTACATCTATTCAGGCAGCCATTTGCACTACCTGGCTTGTTTCTTCCTCTCCAACTCCACATAAAAACACCCAATACCAAAATGATAAGATTGTTTATGAgtgtgcatttgggtccactgTGGGTTTTGCAGTATTACTGGGTTATATTGGCGTTCTGGCTTTCCTCAGTTTTCTAATTGCTTTCCTGGCAAGGAATCTCCCTGATAGTTTTAATGAGGCCAAGCTCATCACATTCAGCATGCTGATCTTCTGTGCTGTGTGGGTGGCCTTTGTTCCTGTTTATATCAGCTCACCAGGAAATTATGCAGATGCAGTGGAGGTATTTGCCATCCTGGCCTCAAGTTTTGGACTGTTGATCACACTGTTTGGACCCAAATgttacataataataatgagacCCGAATTGAACACAAAAAAGGTTATAATGGGTCGTGGCAGTGAATCTTAA